From a single Glycine soja cultivar W05 chromosome 19, ASM419377v2, whole genome shotgun sequence genomic region:
- the LOC114400039 gene encoding lysine-specific demethylase JMJ25-like isoform X1, with translation MEQGSTDTRVDANPSLSSHEEIQSLDFDTECETKMTNSAGNGAGGSSYVEEGVRKKRGRKSKKEMGKMLDATAMEGGVSEQRPSRKRKKYDEMAEFEMSGTEKKYGLRGCKQEMEPKANRRKAKCDEEGPLTCHQCKRNDKGRVVRCKCCNKRRFCLLCLQAWYPHLKEDDIAEKCPVCRGNCNCKACLSCDELIKQMREFAKADKEEKVELCMYLLQVLLPYLRQLDEEQLIENETEAKIQGLSVSKLNLAKADYSMEERVYCDNCKTSIFDYHRSCTKCSFDLCLICCRELRGGQLVGGADPIELEFVWQGRGYLHAEKKDEEVKQNASDDDCKPEVREWSRSGWLAQSDGSIPCPKVNDECNHGFLELRSILGQHFVSELVCKAKELVQAYKLQNVVKTADNFCSCLKLDRNTDVSYSNMRKAASREDLTDNYLYCPKAVDLQYKDLRHFQWHWEKGEPVIVSNVLECTSGLSWEPLVMWRALRHVTNTKRGQHLAEKTIDCLDWTEGEINIHQFFTGYTNGRKDWLAWPQILKLKDWPPSNLFEEQLPRHCAEFISSLPFKEYTDPHKGSLNLAVKLPNGSLKPDLGPKTYIAYGFPQELGRGDSVTKLHCDMSDAVNVLTHIAEVKLDSDQLTIIEKLKQKHLEQEKRELLGDDQDGGTNVDMLNNSSSTINALDKQSSVEVMEQEGGLCDGKEVDQFHQPSRSNEVAIANEDGISYGSELIEVDKVKINQGDLLFGGDASDGALWDIFRRQDVPKLQEYLKKHFREFRHVHCCPLKQVIHPIHDQTFYLTMEHKRKLKEEYGIEPWTFIQKLGDAVFIPVGCPHQVRNLKSCIKVAMDFVSPENVGECFRLTEEFRTLPINHRSTEDKLEVKKMTIYAMEDVIGKLEKARSGLTKGPE, from the exons ATGGAGCAAGGGAGCACAGACACTCGTGTGGATGCAAACCCAAGTCTTTCCAGTCACGAAGAAATACAATCTTTGGATTTCGATACTGAGTGTGAGACCAAAATGACCAACTCTGCTGGAAACGGGGCAGGAGGTTCTTCCTATGTTGAAGAAGGCGTGAGAAAAAAGCGCGGCAGAAAAAGTAAAAAGGAGATGGGAAAGATGTTAGATGCTACCGCCATGGAAGGTGGGGTTTCCGAGCAGAGACCcagtagaaaaagaaagaaatatgatGAAATGgctgaatttgaaatgtctgGCACTGAGAAAAAATATGGTCTTAGGGGCTGTAAACAAGAGATGGAGCCAAAAGCCAACAGGAGAAAGGCCAAG TGTGATGAAGAGGGCCCCTTAACGTGCCATCAATGTAAGAGAAATGATAAAGGCAGGGTTGTGAGGTGCAAATGCTGTAACAAGAGAAGATTTTGCCTATTGTGTTTACAAGCTTG GTATCCTCATTTGAAAGAGGATGATATTGCTGAGAAATGTCCTGTGTGCCGTGGTAATTGCAATTGCAAAGCATGCTTGAGCTGTGATGAACTTATTAAG CAAATGAGGGAGTTTGCAAAAGCTgacaaagaagagaaggttgaACTCTGTATGTATTTGCTGCAAGTACTTCTTCCATATTTACGGCAGTTGGATGAAGAACAGTTGATTGAGAATGAGACAGAAGCTAAGATACAAG GGCTCTCAGTCTccaagctaaatttagctaagGCAGATTACTCTATGGAGGAGCGTGTGTACTG TGACAACTGCAAAACATCAATATTTGATTACCATAGAAGCTGCACAAAATGCTCTTTTGACCTTTGTCTCATCTGTTGCCGTGAGCTTCGTGGTGGGCAGCTTGTAGGTGGTGCAGATCCAATAGAGTTGGAGTTTGTTTGGCAAGGTCGTGGTTACTTGCATGctgaaaaaaaagatgaagaggTAAAACAAAATGCATCAGATGATGATTGTAAGCCTGAGGTTCGTGAATGGTCAAGATCTGGGTGGCTGGCACAAAGTGATGGTAGCATTCCTTGTCCAAAAGTCAATGATGAATGTAACCATGGTTTTCTTGAACTGAGAAGCATATTGGGTCAACATTTTGTCTCTGAGTTAGTGTGTAAAGCAAAAGAACTAGTGCAAGCATACAAGCTTCAAAATGTAGTTAAGACCGCAGACAACTTCTGTTCATGTTTGAAGCTTGATAGAAACACAGATGTTAGCTATAGTAATATGAGGAAGGCTGCTTCTCGAGAAGATTTGACTGACAACTATTTATACTGTCCTAAAGCTGTAGATCTTCAGTACAAGGATTTAAGGCATTTTCAGTGGCATTGGGAAAAGGGAGAGCCTGTCATTGTCAGCAATGTGCTTGAATGTACATCTGGTTTAAGCTGGGAACCACTTGTCATGTGGCGTGCATTACGTCATGTAACTAATACCAAGCGTGGCCAACATTTGGCTGAGAAAACAATTGATTGCTTAGATTGGACTGAG GGGGAAATTAATATCCACCAATTTTTTACTGGCTATACAAATGGTCGTAAGGATTGGCTTGCTTGGCCACagatattgaaattaaaagattGGCCTCCTTCTAATTTATTTGAGGAACAATTGCCTCGTCATTGTGCTGAGTTCATATCTTCCTTACCCTTCAAGGAATATACTGATCCTCACAAAGGTTCTCTTAACCTTGCTGTGAAGTTGCCTAATGGTTCTCTAAAGCCAGACCTGGGGCCAAAAACATATATTGCTTATGGATTTCCTCAGGAGCTTGGACGTGGTGATTCAGTGACTAAGCTCCATTGTGATATGTCTGATGCA GTAAATGTGTTGACTCATATTGCTGAAGTGAAACTGGATTCTGATCAACTTACTATCATTGAGAAGTTGAAGCAAAAGCACCTCGAGCAAGAGAAAAGGGAGCTACTTGGTGATGATCAGGATGGAGGAACTAATGTTGACATGCTTAATAATTCGTCTTCTACAATAAATGCTTTGGACAAGCAAAGTAGTGTTGAAGTCATGGAACAAGAAGGTGGATTATGTGATGGGAAAGAAGTTGACCAGTTTCATCAACCGTCTCGTAGTAATGAGGTTGCCATTGCTAATGAGGATGGTATTTCATATGGATCAGAGCTCATAGAGGTTgacaaagtaaaaataaatcaaggtGATTTGTTGTTTGGGGGGGATGCTTCAGATGGTGCTCTCTGGGATATTTTTCGGAGACAGGATGTCCCTAAGTTGCAGGAATATCTGAAGAAGCATTTCAGAGAGTTTAGGCATGTCCATTGCTGTCCTTTAAAGCag GTTATTCATCCCATCCATGACCAGACCTTCTATCTGACTATGGAGCATAAGAGGAAGCTTAAGGAGGAGTATG GAATTGAGCCCTGGACTTTTATTCAGAAGTTAGGAGATGCTGTTTTTATTCCAGTTGGTTGTCCTCACCAAGTCAGAAATCTGAAG TCATGTATCAAGGTTGCAATGGATTTTGTGTCTCCTGAAAATGTTGGGGAGTGCTTTCGTTTGACGGAGGAATTTCGCACACTTCCAATTAATCACAGGTCTACTGAGGACAAATTGGAG
- the LOC114400039 gene encoding lysine-specific demethylase JMJ25-like isoform X3, translating to MEQGSTDTRVDANPSLSSHEEIQSLDFDTECETKMTNSAGNGAGGSSYVEEGVRKKRGRKSKKEMGKMLDATAMEGGVSEQRPSRKRKKYDEMAEFEMSGTEKKYGLRGCKQEMEPKANRRKAKCDEEGPLTCHQCKRNDKGRVVRCKCCNKRRFCLLCLQAWYPHLKEDDIAEKCPVCRGNCNCKACLSCDELIKQMREFAKADKEEKVELCMYLLQVLLPYLRQLDEEQLIENETEAKIQGLSVSKLNLAKADYSMEERVYCDNCKTSIFDYHRSCTKCSFDLCLICCRELRGGQLVGGADPIELEFVWQGRGYLHAEKKDEEVKQNASDDDCKPEVREWSRSGWLAQSDGSIPCPKVNDECNHGFLELRSILGQHFVSELVCKAKELVQAYKLQNVVKTADNFCSCLKLDRNTDVSYSNMRKAASREDLTDNYLYCPKAVDLQYKDLRHFQWHWEKGEPVIVSNVLECTSGLSWEPLVMWRALRHVTNTKRGQHLAEKTIDCLDWTEGEINIHQFFTGYTNGRKDWLAWPQILKLKDWPPSNLFEEQLPRHCAEFISSLPFKEYTDPHKGSLNLAVKLPNGSLKPDLGPKTYIAYGFPQELGRGDSVTKLHCDMSDAVNVLTHIAEVKLDSDQLTIIEKLKQKHLEQEKRELLGDDQDGGTNVDMLNNSSSTINALDKQSSVEVMEQEGGLCDGKEVDQFHQPSRSNEVAIANEDGISYGSELIEVDKVKINQGDLLFGGDASDGALWDIFRRQDVPKLQEYLKKHFREFRHVHCCPLKQVIHPIHDQTFYLTMEHKRKLKEEYGIEPWTFIQKLGDAVFIPVGCPHQVRNLKSCIKVAMDFVSPENVGECFRLTEEFRTLPINHRSTEDKLEH from the exons ATGGAGCAAGGGAGCACAGACACTCGTGTGGATGCAAACCCAAGTCTTTCCAGTCACGAAGAAATACAATCTTTGGATTTCGATACTGAGTGTGAGACCAAAATGACCAACTCTGCTGGAAACGGGGCAGGAGGTTCTTCCTATGTTGAAGAAGGCGTGAGAAAAAAGCGCGGCAGAAAAAGTAAAAAGGAGATGGGAAAGATGTTAGATGCTACCGCCATGGAAGGTGGGGTTTCCGAGCAGAGACCcagtagaaaaagaaagaaatatgatGAAATGgctgaatttgaaatgtctgGCACTGAGAAAAAATATGGTCTTAGGGGCTGTAAACAAGAGATGGAGCCAAAAGCCAACAGGAGAAAGGCCAAG TGTGATGAAGAGGGCCCCTTAACGTGCCATCAATGTAAGAGAAATGATAAAGGCAGGGTTGTGAGGTGCAAATGCTGTAACAAGAGAAGATTTTGCCTATTGTGTTTACAAGCTTG GTATCCTCATTTGAAAGAGGATGATATTGCTGAGAAATGTCCTGTGTGCCGTGGTAATTGCAATTGCAAAGCATGCTTGAGCTGTGATGAACTTATTAAG CAAATGAGGGAGTTTGCAAAAGCTgacaaagaagagaaggttgaACTCTGTATGTATTTGCTGCAAGTACTTCTTCCATATTTACGGCAGTTGGATGAAGAACAGTTGATTGAGAATGAGACAGAAGCTAAGATACAAG GGCTCTCAGTCTccaagctaaatttagctaagGCAGATTACTCTATGGAGGAGCGTGTGTACTG TGACAACTGCAAAACATCAATATTTGATTACCATAGAAGCTGCACAAAATGCTCTTTTGACCTTTGTCTCATCTGTTGCCGTGAGCTTCGTGGTGGGCAGCTTGTAGGTGGTGCAGATCCAATAGAGTTGGAGTTTGTTTGGCAAGGTCGTGGTTACTTGCATGctgaaaaaaaagatgaagaggTAAAACAAAATGCATCAGATGATGATTGTAAGCCTGAGGTTCGTGAATGGTCAAGATCTGGGTGGCTGGCACAAAGTGATGGTAGCATTCCTTGTCCAAAAGTCAATGATGAATGTAACCATGGTTTTCTTGAACTGAGAAGCATATTGGGTCAACATTTTGTCTCTGAGTTAGTGTGTAAAGCAAAAGAACTAGTGCAAGCATACAAGCTTCAAAATGTAGTTAAGACCGCAGACAACTTCTGTTCATGTTTGAAGCTTGATAGAAACACAGATGTTAGCTATAGTAATATGAGGAAGGCTGCTTCTCGAGAAGATTTGACTGACAACTATTTATACTGTCCTAAAGCTGTAGATCTTCAGTACAAGGATTTAAGGCATTTTCAGTGGCATTGGGAAAAGGGAGAGCCTGTCATTGTCAGCAATGTGCTTGAATGTACATCTGGTTTAAGCTGGGAACCACTTGTCATGTGGCGTGCATTACGTCATGTAACTAATACCAAGCGTGGCCAACATTTGGCTGAGAAAACAATTGATTGCTTAGATTGGACTGAG GGGGAAATTAATATCCACCAATTTTTTACTGGCTATACAAATGGTCGTAAGGATTGGCTTGCTTGGCCACagatattgaaattaaaagattGGCCTCCTTCTAATTTATTTGAGGAACAATTGCCTCGTCATTGTGCTGAGTTCATATCTTCCTTACCCTTCAAGGAATATACTGATCCTCACAAAGGTTCTCTTAACCTTGCTGTGAAGTTGCCTAATGGTTCTCTAAAGCCAGACCTGGGGCCAAAAACATATATTGCTTATGGATTTCCTCAGGAGCTTGGACGTGGTGATTCAGTGACTAAGCTCCATTGTGATATGTCTGATGCA GTAAATGTGTTGACTCATATTGCTGAAGTGAAACTGGATTCTGATCAACTTACTATCATTGAGAAGTTGAAGCAAAAGCACCTCGAGCAAGAGAAAAGGGAGCTACTTGGTGATGATCAGGATGGAGGAACTAATGTTGACATGCTTAATAATTCGTCTTCTACAATAAATGCTTTGGACAAGCAAAGTAGTGTTGAAGTCATGGAACAAGAAGGTGGATTATGTGATGGGAAAGAAGTTGACCAGTTTCATCAACCGTCTCGTAGTAATGAGGTTGCCATTGCTAATGAGGATGGTATTTCATATGGATCAGAGCTCATAGAGGTTgacaaagtaaaaataaatcaaggtGATTTGTTGTTTGGGGGGGATGCTTCAGATGGTGCTCTCTGGGATATTTTTCGGAGACAGGATGTCCCTAAGTTGCAGGAATATCTGAAGAAGCATTTCAGAGAGTTTAGGCATGTCCATTGCTGTCCTTTAAAGCag GTTATTCATCCCATCCATGACCAGACCTTCTATCTGACTATGGAGCATAAGAGGAAGCTTAAGGAGGAGTATG GAATTGAGCCCTGGACTTTTATTCAGAAGTTAGGAGATGCTGTTTTTATTCCAGTTGGTTGTCCTCACCAAGTCAGAAATCTGAAG TCATGTATCAAGGTTGCAATGGATTTTGTGTCTCCTGAAAATGTTGGGGAGTGCTTTCGTTTGACGGAGGAATTTCGCACACTTCCAATTAATCACAGGTCTACTGAGGACAAATTGGAG
- the LOC114400039 gene encoding lysine-specific demethylase JMJ25-like isoform X2, with the protein MEQGSTDTRVDANPSLSSHEEIQSLDFDTECETKMTNSAGNGAGGSSYVEEGVRKKRGRKSKKEMGKMLDATAMEGGVSEQRPSRKRKKYDEMAEFEMSGTEKKYGLRGCKQEMEPKANRRKAKCDEEGPLTCHQCKRNDKGRVVRCKCCNKRRFCLLCLQAWYPHLKEDDIAEKCPVCRGNCNCKACLSCDELIKQMREFAKADKEEKVELCMYLLQVLLPYLRQLDEEQLIENETEAKIQGLSVSKLNLAKADYSMEERVYCDNCKTSIFDYHRSCTKCSFDLCLICCRELRGGQLVGGADPIELEFVWQGRGYLHAEKKDEEVKQNASDDDCKPEVREWSRSGWLAQSDGSIPCPKVNDECNHGFLELRSILGQHFVSELVCKAKELVQAYKLQNVVKTADNFCSCLKLDRNTDVSYSNMRKAASREDLTDNYLYCPKAVDLQYKDLRHFQWHWEKGEPVIVSNVLECTSGLSWEPLVMWRALRHVTNTKRGQHLAEKTIDCLDWTEGEINIHQFFTGYTNGRKDWLAWPQILKLKDWPPSNLFEEQLPRHCAEFISSLPFKEYTDPHKGSLNLAVKLPNGSLKPDLGPKTYIAYGFPQELGRGDSVTKLHCDMSDAVNVLTHIAEVKLDSDQLTIIEKLKQKHLEQEKRELLGDDQDGGTNVDMLNNSSSTINALDKQSSVEVMEQEGGLCDGKEVDQFHQPSRSNEVAIANEDGISYGSELIEVDKVKINQGDLLFGGDASDGALWDIFRRQDVPKLQEYLKKHFREFRHVHCCPLKQVIHPIHDQTFYLTMEHKRKLKEEYGIEPWTFIQKLGDAVFIPVGCPHQVRNLKSCIKVAMDFVSPENVGECFRLTEEFRTLPINHRSTEDKLEILFGKICTS; encoded by the exons ATGGAGCAAGGGAGCACAGACACTCGTGTGGATGCAAACCCAAGTCTTTCCAGTCACGAAGAAATACAATCTTTGGATTTCGATACTGAGTGTGAGACCAAAATGACCAACTCTGCTGGAAACGGGGCAGGAGGTTCTTCCTATGTTGAAGAAGGCGTGAGAAAAAAGCGCGGCAGAAAAAGTAAAAAGGAGATGGGAAAGATGTTAGATGCTACCGCCATGGAAGGTGGGGTTTCCGAGCAGAGACCcagtagaaaaagaaagaaatatgatGAAATGgctgaatttgaaatgtctgGCACTGAGAAAAAATATGGTCTTAGGGGCTGTAAACAAGAGATGGAGCCAAAAGCCAACAGGAGAAAGGCCAAG TGTGATGAAGAGGGCCCCTTAACGTGCCATCAATGTAAGAGAAATGATAAAGGCAGGGTTGTGAGGTGCAAATGCTGTAACAAGAGAAGATTTTGCCTATTGTGTTTACAAGCTTG GTATCCTCATTTGAAAGAGGATGATATTGCTGAGAAATGTCCTGTGTGCCGTGGTAATTGCAATTGCAAAGCATGCTTGAGCTGTGATGAACTTATTAAG CAAATGAGGGAGTTTGCAAAAGCTgacaaagaagagaaggttgaACTCTGTATGTATTTGCTGCAAGTACTTCTTCCATATTTACGGCAGTTGGATGAAGAACAGTTGATTGAGAATGAGACAGAAGCTAAGATACAAG GGCTCTCAGTCTccaagctaaatttagctaagGCAGATTACTCTATGGAGGAGCGTGTGTACTG TGACAACTGCAAAACATCAATATTTGATTACCATAGAAGCTGCACAAAATGCTCTTTTGACCTTTGTCTCATCTGTTGCCGTGAGCTTCGTGGTGGGCAGCTTGTAGGTGGTGCAGATCCAATAGAGTTGGAGTTTGTTTGGCAAGGTCGTGGTTACTTGCATGctgaaaaaaaagatgaagaggTAAAACAAAATGCATCAGATGATGATTGTAAGCCTGAGGTTCGTGAATGGTCAAGATCTGGGTGGCTGGCACAAAGTGATGGTAGCATTCCTTGTCCAAAAGTCAATGATGAATGTAACCATGGTTTTCTTGAACTGAGAAGCATATTGGGTCAACATTTTGTCTCTGAGTTAGTGTGTAAAGCAAAAGAACTAGTGCAAGCATACAAGCTTCAAAATGTAGTTAAGACCGCAGACAACTTCTGTTCATGTTTGAAGCTTGATAGAAACACAGATGTTAGCTATAGTAATATGAGGAAGGCTGCTTCTCGAGAAGATTTGACTGACAACTATTTATACTGTCCTAAAGCTGTAGATCTTCAGTACAAGGATTTAAGGCATTTTCAGTGGCATTGGGAAAAGGGAGAGCCTGTCATTGTCAGCAATGTGCTTGAATGTACATCTGGTTTAAGCTGGGAACCACTTGTCATGTGGCGTGCATTACGTCATGTAACTAATACCAAGCGTGGCCAACATTTGGCTGAGAAAACAATTGATTGCTTAGATTGGACTGAG GGGGAAATTAATATCCACCAATTTTTTACTGGCTATACAAATGGTCGTAAGGATTGGCTTGCTTGGCCACagatattgaaattaaaagattGGCCTCCTTCTAATTTATTTGAGGAACAATTGCCTCGTCATTGTGCTGAGTTCATATCTTCCTTACCCTTCAAGGAATATACTGATCCTCACAAAGGTTCTCTTAACCTTGCTGTGAAGTTGCCTAATGGTTCTCTAAAGCCAGACCTGGGGCCAAAAACATATATTGCTTATGGATTTCCTCAGGAGCTTGGACGTGGTGATTCAGTGACTAAGCTCCATTGTGATATGTCTGATGCA GTAAATGTGTTGACTCATATTGCTGAAGTGAAACTGGATTCTGATCAACTTACTATCATTGAGAAGTTGAAGCAAAAGCACCTCGAGCAAGAGAAAAGGGAGCTACTTGGTGATGATCAGGATGGAGGAACTAATGTTGACATGCTTAATAATTCGTCTTCTACAATAAATGCTTTGGACAAGCAAAGTAGTGTTGAAGTCATGGAACAAGAAGGTGGATTATGTGATGGGAAAGAAGTTGACCAGTTTCATCAACCGTCTCGTAGTAATGAGGTTGCCATTGCTAATGAGGATGGTATTTCATATGGATCAGAGCTCATAGAGGTTgacaaagtaaaaataaatcaaggtGATTTGTTGTTTGGGGGGGATGCTTCAGATGGTGCTCTCTGGGATATTTTTCGGAGACAGGATGTCCCTAAGTTGCAGGAATATCTGAAGAAGCATTTCAGAGAGTTTAGGCATGTCCATTGCTGTCCTTTAAAGCag GTTATTCATCCCATCCATGACCAGACCTTCTATCTGACTATGGAGCATAAGAGGAAGCTTAAGGAGGAGTATG GAATTGAGCCCTGGACTTTTATTCAGAAGTTAGGAGATGCTGTTTTTATTCCAGTTGGTTGTCCTCACCAAGTCAGAAATCTGAAG TCATGTATCAAGGTTGCAATGGATTTTGTGTCTCCTGAAAATGTTGGGGAGTGCTTTCGTTTGACGGAGGAATTTCGCACACTTCCAATTAATCACAGGTCTACTGAGGACAAATTGGAG
- the LOC114400039 gene encoding lysine-specific demethylase JMJ25-like isoform X4 produces MEQGSTDTRVDANPSLSSHEEIQSLDFDTECETKMTNSAGNGAGGSSYVEEGVRKKRGRKSKKEMGKMLDATAMEGGVSEQRPSRKRKKYDEMAEFEMSGTEKKYGLRGCKQEMEPKANRRKAKCDEEGPLTCHQCKRNDKGRVVRCKCCNKRRFCLLCLQAWYPHLKEDDIAEKCPVCRGNCNCKACLSCDELIKQMREFAKADKEEKVELCMYLLQVLLPYLRQLDEEQLIENETEAKIQGLSVSKLNLAKADYSMEERVYCDNCKTSIFDYHRSCTKCSFDLCLICCRELRGGQLVGGADPIELEFVWQGRGYLHAEKKDEEVKQNASDDDCKPEVREWSRSGWLAQSDGSIPCPKVNDECNHGFLELRSILGQHFVSELVCKAKELVQAYKLQNVVKTADNFCSCLKLDRNTDVSYSNMRKAASREDLTDNYLYCPKAVDLQYKDLRHFQWHWEKGEPVIVSNVLECTSGLSWEPLVMWRALRHVTNTKRGQHLAEKTIDCLDWTEGEINIHQFFTGYTNGRKDWLAWPQILKLKDWPPSNLFEEQLPRHCAEFISSLPFKEYTDPHKGSLNLAVKLPNGSLKPDLGPKTYIAYGFPQELGRGDSVTKLHCDMSDAVNVLTHIAEVKLDSDQLTIIEKLKQKHLEQEKRELLGDDQDGGTNVDMLNNSSSTINALDKQSSVEVMEQEGGLCDGKEVDQFHQPSRSNEVAIANEDGISYGSELIEVDKVKINQGDLLFGGDASDGALWDIFRRQDVPKLQEYLKKHFREFRHVHCCPLKQVIHPIHDQTFYLTMEHKRKLKEEYGIEPWTFIQKLGDAVFIPVGCPHQVRNLKVWFCHTIIVSFLSTLIKPRYSIALLIFIL; encoded by the exons ATGGAGCAAGGGAGCACAGACACTCGTGTGGATGCAAACCCAAGTCTTTCCAGTCACGAAGAAATACAATCTTTGGATTTCGATACTGAGTGTGAGACCAAAATGACCAACTCTGCTGGAAACGGGGCAGGAGGTTCTTCCTATGTTGAAGAAGGCGTGAGAAAAAAGCGCGGCAGAAAAAGTAAAAAGGAGATGGGAAAGATGTTAGATGCTACCGCCATGGAAGGTGGGGTTTCCGAGCAGAGACCcagtagaaaaagaaagaaatatgatGAAATGgctgaatttgaaatgtctgGCACTGAGAAAAAATATGGTCTTAGGGGCTGTAAACAAGAGATGGAGCCAAAAGCCAACAGGAGAAAGGCCAAG TGTGATGAAGAGGGCCCCTTAACGTGCCATCAATGTAAGAGAAATGATAAAGGCAGGGTTGTGAGGTGCAAATGCTGTAACAAGAGAAGATTTTGCCTATTGTGTTTACAAGCTTG GTATCCTCATTTGAAAGAGGATGATATTGCTGAGAAATGTCCTGTGTGCCGTGGTAATTGCAATTGCAAAGCATGCTTGAGCTGTGATGAACTTATTAAG CAAATGAGGGAGTTTGCAAAAGCTgacaaagaagagaaggttgaACTCTGTATGTATTTGCTGCAAGTACTTCTTCCATATTTACGGCAGTTGGATGAAGAACAGTTGATTGAGAATGAGACAGAAGCTAAGATACAAG GGCTCTCAGTCTccaagctaaatttagctaagGCAGATTACTCTATGGAGGAGCGTGTGTACTG TGACAACTGCAAAACATCAATATTTGATTACCATAGAAGCTGCACAAAATGCTCTTTTGACCTTTGTCTCATCTGTTGCCGTGAGCTTCGTGGTGGGCAGCTTGTAGGTGGTGCAGATCCAATAGAGTTGGAGTTTGTTTGGCAAGGTCGTGGTTACTTGCATGctgaaaaaaaagatgaagaggTAAAACAAAATGCATCAGATGATGATTGTAAGCCTGAGGTTCGTGAATGGTCAAGATCTGGGTGGCTGGCACAAAGTGATGGTAGCATTCCTTGTCCAAAAGTCAATGATGAATGTAACCATGGTTTTCTTGAACTGAGAAGCATATTGGGTCAACATTTTGTCTCTGAGTTAGTGTGTAAAGCAAAAGAACTAGTGCAAGCATACAAGCTTCAAAATGTAGTTAAGACCGCAGACAACTTCTGTTCATGTTTGAAGCTTGATAGAAACACAGATGTTAGCTATAGTAATATGAGGAAGGCTGCTTCTCGAGAAGATTTGACTGACAACTATTTATACTGTCCTAAAGCTGTAGATCTTCAGTACAAGGATTTAAGGCATTTTCAGTGGCATTGGGAAAAGGGAGAGCCTGTCATTGTCAGCAATGTGCTTGAATGTACATCTGGTTTAAGCTGGGAACCACTTGTCATGTGGCGTGCATTACGTCATGTAACTAATACCAAGCGTGGCCAACATTTGGCTGAGAAAACAATTGATTGCTTAGATTGGACTGAG GGGGAAATTAATATCCACCAATTTTTTACTGGCTATACAAATGGTCGTAAGGATTGGCTTGCTTGGCCACagatattgaaattaaaagattGGCCTCCTTCTAATTTATTTGAGGAACAATTGCCTCGTCATTGTGCTGAGTTCATATCTTCCTTACCCTTCAAGGAATATACTGATCCTCACAAAGGTTCTCTTAACCTTGCTGTGAAGTTGCCTAATGGTTCTCTAAAGCCAGACCTGGGGCCAAAAACATATATTGCTTATGGATTTCCTCAGGAGCTTGGACGTGGTGATTCAGTGACTAAGCTCCATTGTGATATGTCTGATGCA GTAAATGTGTTGACTCATATTGCTGAAGTGAAACTGGATTCTGATCAACTTACTATCATTGAGAAGTTGAAGCAAAAGCACCTCGAGCAAGAGAAAAGGGAGCTACTTGGTGATGATCAGGATGGAGGAACTAATGTTGACATGCTTAATAATTCGTCTTCTACAATAAATGCTTTGGACAAGCAAAGTAGTGTTGAAGTCATGGAACAAGAAGGTGGATTATGTGATGGGAAAGAAGTTGACCAGTTTCATCAACCGTCTCGTAGTAATGAGGTTGCCATTGCTAATGAGGATGGTATTTCATATGGATCAGAGCTCATAGAGGTTgacaaagtaaaaataaatcaaggtGATTTGTTGTTTGGGGGGGATGCTTCAGATGGTGCTCTCTGGGATATTTTTCGGAGACAGGATGTCCCTAAGTTGCAGGAATATCTGAAGAAGCATTTCAGAGAGTTTAGGCATGTCCATTGCTGTCCTTTAAAGCag GTTATTCATCCCATCCATGACCAGACCTTCTATCTGACTATGGAGCATAAGAGGAAGCTTAAGGAGGAGTATG GAATTGAGCCCTGGACTTTTATTCAGAAGTTAGGAGATGCTGTTTTTATTCCAGTTGGTTGTCCTCACCAAGTCAGAAATCTGAAG gtATGGTTCTGTCATACTATAATAGTATCTTTCCTTAGTACCTTAATCAAGCCTAGATACTCCATTGcacttcttatttttattttatga